A part of Miscanthus floridulus cultivar M001 chromosome 6, ASM1932011v1, whole genome shotgun sequence genomic DNA contains:
- the LOC136459240 gene encoding cystatin-1, giving the protein MRKHRIVSLVAALLVLLAVAVSSSRNAQEESMALAGGIKDVPANENDLHLQELARFAVDEHNKKANALLGYEKLVKAKTQVVAGTMYYLTVEVKDGEVKKLYEAKVWEKPWENFKELQEFKPVEEGASA; this is encoded by the exons ATGCGCAAACATCGAATCGTCTCACTCGTGGCTgccctgctcgtgctgcttgccgTCGCCGTATCGTCCAGCCGCAACGCACAAGAGGAGTCTATGGCGTTGGCCGGTGGCATCAAGGACGTGCCGGCGAACGAGAACGACCTCCACCTCCAGGAACTCGCCCGCTTCGCCGTCGATGAGCACAACAAGAAGGCC AATGCTCTTCTGGGGTACGAGAAGCTTGTGAAGGCCAAGACACAAGTAGTTGCTGGCACGATGTACTATCTCACTGTTGAGGTGAAGGATGGCGAAGTCAAGAAGCTCTACGAAGCTAAAGTGTGGGAGAagccatgggagaacttcaaggagCTGCAGGAATTCAAGCCTGTTGAAGAGGGTGCTAGCGCCTAA